A region of the Salvia splendens isolate huo1 chromosome 11, SspV2, whole genome shotgun sequence genome:
tgggttaattattgaccattagatcatctaatcctagggccaagatttgagctgcatttttggatttaaatgcatttttattttgatcatcttcatatatatatatatatatatataaattacaataaaattttTGTAATATAAACATTTTTATAATACATAATTACATATACAGGGATGAGATCTAGTGGTACCTGTTAAATGGTACACATGGCATGTCGTTGAGAATCTATAGGAATATGtattcaatttttctttttctttttctttttcttttttatttcctttttttatggaaaaaatgattataaattaaaagttaGTATTGTTGACTCAGAATCCGAAATTCTTAGGCCATCTGCAAcactgtctcttatccgtcccttaaccgtctcttaaattactattcttgggccccactatacttttttactctatctcttaactaaggtACAAAACCTGccaccctccatctcttatccgtcccttaaccgtctcttaaattactattcattcaatttcattttctatttttatttccaacaaattcaattaataaaagcacacttcattaaataaaataaaattacaacataaaataaaaatacaacttaaaattaaaaataaaaataaaaaaacacataattaaaatcctaaaaaaataaaaattacataatttaaaatacaattttatagaaaataaaaaaaactactctgccggcgaatcatcccccgaaggcggtggaggtgcactgaagctacatggaggcggaataccaagttgtcttgccataaactcaattccggcaagataggcttggtattggggaggcgtcatgcggaaagggtccgccattgtggcggtcatgtacatggacattagggagttcgagggtgcccccgagcccgcctggcttgattcggctcggccccttctccctctagccgccttcgccgcatttctcccttgagGCCGACGGcacccacgggaggaccccccgacATCGTcggccgtgccctcaacctcctgcgaggcaaactcttgtgcggctAGCGAGGTTTTTAtgaattcggaccaagttatatggaaagataactgaaccggttagatcagttagcaaatgtcgttgccacttgatcaagtcgatCTCGCTTTCGCTCGTTTAcccaccaaagtaatttataactcccaattttgcactactttaacagtaaagcggcaagttcggggtcgatcccacagcgaagttggtgtatcaagtgtgtgaatagtgaacagggggttggctgctgccacgctttaacttgggagtttttaactactgattttactctagaaAGAATTAAAATGACTAATTTGAACAAgataaatttaactactggatcaagtgcatcataacgaaactgaaactaaagcagtaaatgcgaggatgaaaacaaaacaacttcgattaaactagaacagtacagcgtgaattttaaactaagctaacactctgGATattacgaaagcaagtaaaatcgAGAAGAGCCTCGACGGGAAACTTAAGACTACGctgacagataacaagtattctgcagcgcttcttcagtcgccctttctaactaaacattaccttatctaagctaagctaagctattccagagaactgaactaagctagagaactaagctaaactaggcggaaagtaaaggatcagatgtctttcatgtggtggcacattctctatttataggctcggcacgacctccagctggataacgatcttggcagggaatatttgctcatgctgagagtgagcgactcattgattgctacgtgctattcttctagaatgacgacgctttttcagtaacaaattcgtgactcagctctgtccttgcgtctcatatatccgCACGTGTCcgcttctagaacgttgtccttgataacagaatgctgcgcaccatccagctcatagcctcgcgtgtccttcttctgacatccagtggtcccctccttaactgcttgattactccccatGATCAACTTCCCCCGAAATTTGGCCTTTTTTGCCTATTAAactcgcttgatcagtttggtctTGTTGttttggtcaagcggcattcctgcacatttaacacttgctttgcgagataaaccgatcaagtagactacattttacccttaaaccgatgcatgaaatgagccttatcagcggcgctgcccgaaccgcctgAACCGCCCCCACCCACAGTGTGCTTCGTGCTCTttgaggtcgagcccgagctggaccggacatcaccggcccacctttcctcgtctttgacgacctcccaaacatcgacatgtttgaattgttttccggtgtcgtcgaagtagactcgcaaagcctaccccagaatgtcggctcccgtgactccgctttggtactgaaccacttcactcttgtagatagcgctgaattttttgacctctctgtcgacacGGTCAAattgagcgcggagcatcttaaatGTATGGCGGtaggaccccttcggcttaatctcgtggtaggcctcggtgaccttttcctagAAGCACTTCCAGGATTGTTGATTCCCAAGGATGGGATCGAACGAGACGCTGATTTAGGCGTTGTACACCAGCGTTTCCTTGGGGcagtacggatgccggcctagatcctcctcctcctcctcttccgcctcggcctccgccctggagcttccaccgcctcggcctcctccaccgcctcgaCTGCCTCCACGGCCTcggcctccttccggagtgggttcagccgaataatcctcccgaatctgggataatccctgcgaatacctctgggcggagggacgggcgtatgcatccataccaaaatggggtggttggtaccccccggcgtcgacgaaccctgggtgcccggcgtcgacgaaccggaaccaccacctaagacattgtacatgccccccagtcgccgaacacattgatgtcaaacccgccggagccgccaccgccagagtttccgtcgccagaCATTTTGTGATaacaggttagatgaaaattggagaagaaatggagatgatttggtaaatgtgtatttgtgtgtgaaacgAGGATGAATTAGAAGTatatataaagtaaaaaaaaaaaaaaaaagaaaaacggtaatattaacggtaatattaccgtttttcaattttatattttattttcttttttaattcaaattaaaaaaaatgattaattgcgttagcgtgacgatgcccactcgcgagCCGTTGAGTgagcgtcacgcatggcgccggagcgcgccacgtcgcgctggcgcgtggcgagacggctcgccatccgtctcggcgggacgggacgctcggcgggctggggacgagatgagatgctgcaacgcgtctcgccgccaTCTCGTCCCGGCATGACGGGTTACGAGTCACCcacgtgacgcgttgcgggtggccttaacCTTAAATACGTTTACTCAGCCGCTTGATCAACTCACACACACATTTTTTCAAGTTACACATTCTCGTTTAATATCAACAttctgatgcactttttattagcactaaataaatcTGCAAGTAAACAGAGTGCATATAATACAGTTAAAAGTCAGTACTGAATATTGATCAAGGGGAAAACTATCACAGATTGGTCATCCTCTACTTAGTTTCTTCCACTATTTGGAAAAGCAAGAAATTTTGGTTTTGTAAagtaaaatttgtaaaataagaaagatagtAAGCAATTGCAGATAAAGAACATAGAGATAATCATATGAGATAAGCGAATTCCACGGATGTGCTTTCGCAATTATGGTTTGTATAacttccaactacaacaccctagcacaattcatattttactagaacgagtcacattaATATTGCCGAAGCGGCACAAAGTAGATCACATAAACTAGGagcgtcaatcctagatttgtaactccTAAACACTCCTAAGACTCCTAATATTCGCGCTCTCAATTAACAAAAACGCTTTAAGGGGAATTAATTGTAACATCAACTGAGCTCTTTAAACATgcaaacctcctctcacgattatgttgcACGTCAATAAATCATCATAGAATGTCACTCAAACATGAATAATTATCCAACACTTATAATAGAAGCAAAGTAATGAATAAAAtgaatactccatccgttcgtgaaatgttgtccagtttttCCATTTCAGTCTGTCCGCGAAATGATGtccacttttcttttttgtcatttttggtaaatgatCCTCACGTTCCATTAACTCATTACAcccacattctattataaaatcaatatattaatGTGGGACTTACATtgtactaacttttttcactcacttttctttacatttcttaaaacccgtgccgagtcaaacatggaaaatattttacGGACGGGAGAAGTATTAAATAAATGGGAACTGTATAAACTAAAGTCGTTACTAATACATCCTTAGAATTCtttgagtttagttacacatgatggAATACTTTGTACACATAGTTTGTAgggaaaacataaaaaacataagaactaaagcaatagaacccaaaggttgaatcttgTAGCCTTGAACTTCTCTTGAATCCACTCTTCAAACTTCTTAAGCAATGATAAACAATGGAAGGAACTCTCAAATATTATGCTCTGAAAATTATGCAGcaaaatgatactttgatgaagcttgaggggatATTTATAGCGTCAAAATCATGAACAATATGGTAAATCTTCAGCATAGTATGGTAAGTCTTGGAGAGGAAATAGGGAAATTTCTGTTTGCCgcgttttcccagcgggccACTGTACTTCGTCCAGCTGTCGCTGCAAACCATCTCGTTGCTTTTGTATCTCGatcagcggtcgctgcacttgtttcagcggtAACTGGCAATCACTTCGTAGCTACTGGATCTAACTCGACGGTCACTGGACGTGATCATCTTTACAGCTGAATTTTCTGAAACGAGCCGTTACAGGGGCACCGGTCGATGGCGACCAGCGGTCGCTAACAAAggtgcagcggaccgctggctGGCTCGAAAACTCCAGATTTCCATCTTTGACTTACTATATTTTTAGgctttattttgcacatttctcacaaaacacgtcaaaatacctaaatagataaaatatgcaactTTGACATGCAAAATAGACcaaataaatttcttaaaacagtgcaaaatccgagcataTCACGTTACATATGTGGTAATTAGTAAACTTGAGAATCTATTCTAAACTAAATCAATCACTGCCCTTAAATACATCATttcctctttaattaattttatttatttttatttctttcctttctGGCATTCCCTGATGTTTGATACTCGGTTTTCGAAAAACTAAGTTAGGATATAGGCCAACTTATCTTCTAATCGAACAAACAACTATTCGACTATGCAACTCTCAATCTTCTCCTTGATAAAATATTGATCCATCTCCATGTATTTGGTTCTATCATGTTGAATCAAGTTTTCTTATCCTTGCCTTATTATCACATAACAACTTGATTTTTTGTGAAGCCAGAAAAAGCTCAAACAATTCTATTAAACCAATTTCACATAACAAACCCATACATAAGAATCCCGGGAGACCCTCCATGAATACCTCCATCTCCAGTTCTATATAGGAATGTGTTTGTAACAACAAGTTGGTGAAGTGGTAAATTTCGGTTTTCCGCAATCGAAATTAACACGTTGACTATGTTCACTTTAGCTACAACCGAGAAGGTATCAAAATAGTCAACTCCATATGACTGGCTATAACCTTTTATCACTAGTTGTGCCTTATTCTTTCAATCGAGctatttagaattttttttaaaatgaagatGCATCTATATAGAGATGTCAGTGCAACACGCAACCTGTgagctggcccgaatagccacTAAATTTTAGAGGTTTAGGGTTGTAAATTTTCAACCCGATAAAATCACAACTCAATTAGCCAACAACCTGAATAGGCTGGTCGGGTGGGTTGGACCTAGGTACACTATTGTCTATTATTTCTTCATACTCACTCTGTCCACCATTTTAAGAGCTCTTTTgactcgacacgagttttaagaattgTTTAACTTTATGAAGAAAAGTAAATGGAGAAAGTGAGTAGAATGTGAAACCCATTtagagtattagttttataatgtaGGGTCCGCATACTAAAattggaataaagtaaatgattcTATAAATCACAgacaataaaaaatgacaaaatggttCGTTAAATGGTGGACAAAGAGTGTATTTGACAAATaataaggactagatttgacttgttttaaatgtcaatcatgtaAATTAAGTTCTTAAATTGGATAttttatacatttggtatttttgatgtatttgttgataaatgatagaaaaaagaCAGAAAAAGGTGCAAAAAAGGCAAAGGTGCAGCAGCCTCATTTCAATCCAATTTTCCCAGCGTTTTATTAAATCCAAtcagtaattaattaataccattctcttcgtcttcgctATATCTTCGTGTGGATACCTTGCACGACTcgatcggagttctgtggagaaagttatgactaATTTACGAACATAGCGCAATGTAGTCAAAGCTGACGGAAATTTGGCGGAAattcaagaaagagaataaattattaaattgtgaaaccaaatctctctcttttcttgtagggcacgaaaataACCAAGACTAACCctttttctagcctataaatacccctaaaCCTAATTCACAATCtccatctcagagcctccaattcttccccctctacacattcttccattccataatccacacataattcacccatcttccattggagcggagctctgcagatccaggcaagagaagactgaagactgaatattcaaccttgggttttatcaatttctttcatgtctcgtactttcattttttttactacttgtctatgagtagttaaacatcatttaTAGATTTTTTTGGTAAAGACTGATGAGGCTCGCGCGTGTTTCCTATCATAAAACTACATCATATTCTGTGAACTAACATCTAATTTTGAGCCAGATGTGTGTGAAAACCGCCATATTCAGAAAAGGAACAGATCAGTTGGGCGGATGAACGGATCAATGAAAGAAGTAAAAAACTACGGCATTGAGTTGATTAAGTCCGAATCAAGTGGAGCTTACAGGAGTTCCCGCATGGGAGATAGAGCTAAAGACCCCACCATAAAAGTGAAGGGAAGGAATGACATTTTAGAGAGgacggtaccctagggatcataGCCTtacgcctctctatataaaggaagctCAACATGAGAAAAAGGAAGGTCCGGTCCGGGTGGGATCTCACAAGCATTCTTAGAATATCTTCAagaattcagctctcttctagggctgaaatcaAAGCTCTTTTACTTCATCTTCCTGATTTCCATGCACACACGCTTGGTTCCAAGTTTAGTTTAGTTCTGATGCAGTTTGGTGGTAGTTTTTGTGAATGTAATCATTCATTTAGCTATTCCGCTATGAGAAggagcgatgaaacaatttcctaTTTTCTTAGTTACTTTCGTTCTATGTTTTTGTTGCTACTCATGACTTTCAGTACTATGATTTCATTTTCATCGTTGGTATTTTCTCTTGTTATGCATGATTTCTTAGATCTGTTTCAGACTTCTCTCTTGCGATGCATAATTCCATTCAATTATCTTGTTGCTGTTTAGATCTGAGTTCGATTCATGTTTGTTCGACTGCTAGGAAGGAAATTATGGTTGAAAtattttaggatgtttagatctgatagatTAAGACGAAGTTTTGCATGATCATGGGTTAGTCTTTTGTTTACGTGAATGTAGTTTAGttcttaggagtagatttaagttTGCAATTTGTTACGACGTTTCTTGCACGTAATTGTTAAGATATGCTTTTACTCTGTTTATCATGTTGATTccgtgaagaagatgaagacgTTAAGAAAGTGTTATCTTATCGTACGTTTTGCAGGAGACTGACAGTCATTGCTTTATTCTATTTgtccattttaggaaatgataggatgagttgatcaagtagatttatTTCGTCTAACAAGTGGATCagtttattttagttagtttagtctTTCAAGTCAAGTGCCCCAACTTAACCCACCGTAGTGAAGCATGGCAGCAGCCATCCCATTCGTGTCCGCAAACAATGTCAAACACATCATATCCGTGGGATcaatccttacttccctatactagttaatagtattgtgggttaaggttttgagagTACTCTGAGATCTCACTCAAGTTGAATCTGAGTCAAGTCGACCAGCCTGAATCTCAACTGGATCCATTCACCAACATCTCACAGGTGGAAGGTGCACACCTGGCCAGCCGGATCAGTTTGACAGTTTAACTAGAGCAACTCAAGAACGACAAGCCCAAAAGAGGAGAGTAATCAGAAGATAAACAACGAGAAAGGCTTTCAAAGACTATTACGAACGTGTTTTGATTTCCTGAATTGAACCttttcctagctcttgtgattgttttgcttgttcttgtgcttttattgttcttttgtctagctaactttagaactatgttcgtttaactagattaatcgagagataactAGTTTTACATtgtaaaaggaacgagtacaacacataggtatatctgcactcgagagaggggaccctttgtgaggacTTGAGTCctaggaacttaaggagttagaatctaatctattggaagaagactttgatagttatagTCTAATCTACTAAAtaggtgcactcgagagagaGCTTATTTTAgaatcgcgactttcctaataatcctagagacacataaaggtaaaggttctgtgagattaatcatcactaggtcgtatGATATGGATCCATGTAATTCATGATCCTTTAACCCAAGGAAAAACCCAATAATAGATGCTTGATCAAATATTTTTGGTGAAGTAGATTTtcaatttatcaaattaaaCAAAGGCAAATCATAGACCCAACAAGAACTAATGAATCTAAGATGAAACAAAATGGATTAACATTGGATAGTGTGGAAATTGGAATACAAAGTCATTGATGAAGTAAGCTAAGACACTTACAACATAACTAACATGCATTCATGGCTAGATCTTCAAGGCAACCACAAGCCTCAAAGCATACCTCTGCTTGATCCATACTTCACTAGGAATTGATGAACCAAATAACCTAAATCTGGAAATTAGATGAAAAATATCTTCAAGAGGAACAAATCTCTCAAGTATATGATTTCAGCAAAAACTAAGGAATAAAATGGGAAAAGGGGTATTTATAGTTTAGGCCCAAATCCCAAGAAAAAGGCCCACAAAATCTATTCGGCGTCACTCTACCCAGCCGTGTGGATAGTAGGGTGTTAAATCCCCAGGCCGGGTGAAAGCTCATGGACCCGCCATGCGTTCCGTGAGTCACCCGATCGGGTGGAATAAGTGACCCAAAAGTCACCTGGTCGGGTGGGACGCTCTGACCCTTTCATGCCTTCGACGACGCACCCGGTCGGGTGGGAACATGGGTATCCGGGCGGGTGGGAACGTTTGGCTGCAGCTCCTTCAGAGAGttgtacccggccgggtgcttTGGTGCGACAAATCCCACTGGTCAGGTGGAATGCTTCCTTCTTCAAATTTCAGCAAGTTACTCATCGCGGGCTCCCCGTTCTTCATGGACTCCTGCATCATGGCCTTTTGCAAAAAAGTGAAGAGCCCCTCCCGTAGTCACCTCGCCATGGACCTCGCCGTGGGGCCTCCAAGTGGGGTCGTATCATCCTCCCCATCATGGAAAGGATCTGTTCTCAAATCCGGACTCCCTACAAAATCAAACGGTCTCAAGTCagccacattgaaagtgaaacttACGTTGTACTCACCGGGTAAGTCGATCACATAGGAATTATCATTGATGCGCTCCAACACAAGAAAGGGACCATATCCTCTCGGAGCAAGTTTCCCATTAGTCTTGTCGGGAAAACGTATCTTCCTAAAGTGTACCCACACCCAATCCCCGGGTTGGAAGACAACTTTCTTGCGCCCCTTATTCACTTGTTGGGCTACTTGCTTACCCTTCCGATGGATCCACTCTTGTACTTGAACGTGCAAATCCTTCACAAATTGAGCCTTCTCCGCACCACCTACATCCAACAAATATGGCAAAGGCAATTCTACCATGGACAAGTCCAACGGGGTAAGAGGATTAAAACCCTATACAACTTCAAAAGGGGATAGAGAAGTAGTACAATGCATGGTCCTATTATAGGCAAACTCGACAATGGGTAAGGACTCCTCCCAAGAAGTTCTATTCTAAAAAACAAGAGCACAAAGGAGAGCACCTAACGACCAGTTAACTACTTCCGTTTGACCATCCGTTTTAGGGTGGGCGGTAGTAGAAAAGAGAAGCTTAGTGCCCAACATACTCCAAAGAGTCTTCCAAAAGAAACTCAAAAACTTGACATCCCGATCACTCACAGTTGTCTTTGGAATCCCATATAGCTTGACTACCTCCCTAAAGAACAAATTGGCAATGAACTTAGCATCAtttgtcttcatacatggaatgAAATGAGCCATCTTGGAGAACCTATCTACCACTACAAAAATTCTATCATTCTTCCTAGAAGACATAGGTAGACCAAGCACAAAATTCATGGAGATATCTACCCAAGGGTGTGTAGGAGGTGGCAAAGGAGTGTAAAACCCAAAATTACTAGACTTGAACTTAGCTTGCCTACACTCTATGCATTGCTCACAAAATCTCTCAACATGTTTCTTCATGCAAGGCCAAAAGAAGTGTTCACTCAAAATATCAAAAGTTTTCAACACTCCAAAATGCCCCATCAAACCACCCAAATGAGATTCTTTAATCAACAAGTCACGAAGAGAACAAACAGGGATGTAAAGCTTACAAATAACCATCTAATCTATAGTACTTATCAAAAGCACCTTTTTCACAAGCTTCATACATGGTAGCAAAGTCATGATCATGCTCATACAAATCTTTAAGAAATTCAAAGCCAACATACTTGGAAGCACACATGTCAAGCAATTGTTTCCTCAAACACATAGCATGGTTCTCATTCATATCATTATCAAGCAAAAGATTATGACGCTTCCTAGAAAGAGCATCGGCAACCACATTTTCCTTACCCTTCTTATACTTGATCTCATAAAGAAAAGCTTCTAGAAAAGCACTCCACTTAGCATGCCTCTCATGGTCGGTGTGAATCACAAACTCCCTATGCATGAGAAAGTGTTGTCAATTCTCAAGACACCTCACAATGGCATACAACTCCTTACCATAGGTAGGATAGTTCAATTGGGCTTGGCCAAGCTTCTCCGAAAAATAAGCTATGGGTTTCCCTTCTTGCATGAGCACACCATCAATTCCTACCC
Encoded here:
- the LOC121754549 gene encoding uncharacterized protein LOC121754549, with amino-acid sequence MVIGQDGSVYSEDEECVEEGVEASVDPRMSYSSGEEENEEVKTLVVLRMLHVQQELEEHKEQRSNIFHMNCKVKDNTCLVIIDGESCANVVRLKPLLPKDVFEAHQHLQREREKDREKRLVSVGEIKKPSESWGGESKSKTPKREKSQAREGKDCLIVRTSELGWALKSRSTILLMVQNDLYLNANTNPCPLVIESVLRGFKDVFPDELPNKLPPVRGIEHQIDFAPGSSLPNRMAYKANPMETQELQSCVPGFVVGRDGVKVNEEKVKPIREWPTPKNVIEKNVEFKWGEEQEKAFNTLKNDLTHAPLLALPNFDKTFELECDANGVGIDGVLMQEGKPIAYFSEKLGQAQLNYPTYGKELEFVIHTDHERHAKWSAFLEAFLYEIKYKKGKENVVADALSRKRHNLLLDNDMNENHAMCLRKQLLDMCASKYVGFEFLKDLYEHDHDFATMYEACEKESHLGGLMGHFGVLKTFDILSEHFFWPCMKKHVERFCEQCIECRQAKFKSSNFGFYTPLPPPTHPWVDISMNFVLGLPMSSRKNDRIFVVVDRFSKMAHFIPCMKTNDAKFIANLFFREVVKLYGIPKTTNRTSWEESLPIVEFAYNRTMHCGAEKAQFVKDLHVQVQEWIHRKGKQVAQQVNKGRKKVVFQPGDWVWVHFRKIRFPDKTNGKLAPRGYGPFLVLERINDNSYVIDLPGEYNVSFTFNVADLRPFDFVGSPDLRTDPFHDGEDDTTPLGGPTARSMAR